TAGAAGAATATACATCGTAATATGCATTGATGGCGGCGAAAAATAGAAGATTTATAGTGTAGAAATATTAACATGAATAAAAAATGATGTAAAATGATGAATTTTTACTTCGTAATTATAGAACAATTGGTACATCGAACTTGGAAAATATTACTTAAATCGAGGAGTTCTTTCAACATATCGAGAAATcgtttaatttttcataacaatgattatatatacaaataatatggaCGGATAATCAAAATACGTTGAATATGGACACAAATGAAATGTAGTAAACTTCATTGAAATGGAATTGAAATGTCAATTATCCGTGAAGCTGAGAGTTATCGAATGGATTGATTCAAGCAAGCAACGATCTTTTACCAAGAATTGAGGGTTCTCAAATGAAACTGCTCttcgacttttatatattatatatagataggaCTGTCAGGCCAATATTTTTACTGAGGTACTGACGAAATCATCATTATTAAACCCTAAAACAGaagtttgtatatatatatatatatgtgtgtgtgtgtgtgtgtgtgaaagAGGGGATTATTTTCCATTATAATCATTCGGAAAATGAATGTGCTATATTCTTCAATTTCTACCATTGAGATCCTACGATTAAATATCACCTacccaaaattttcaaattttcaacccttgagattttaaaatcaaatcgCAGCGATTGAAATAGGTGAGTATCGTACGCTGACTTGGTTGCAATATCCGATTCTAGGTTGAAATATAAGATCATTTGCATCTGTTTCTAGTTTTGTATGGACCGGGGCCTGAGGTTGTCATACCACTCTTAGGCAGGACCATCCATGGAAAGGACCTCATAAGCAAGTGATTCATTTCCAAGAAAACGTAAGCACTACAAGATTCCAACAATAATTGCAATCCTTCaacaatattaataataaacaaacatatataaaaggaagaaggaaactTGGCGGAAAGCGGACAGAATGAAAAGGCTATATACCTTCAAGTAAATCATTTGTTTTATCAAGTAAATTACCTAGTCTCAAGTAATTACTTGCACTTTagtttatataatttacttaGATTATAAGTGAATTATATAGAATATTTTCAAGAAGATGGATTCGTGTCGTTTATCTAGTGATTGATTGATAGGTGGTAGTATCACACCTCCATTTTGAGCAGCTCTATCCTGGGTCAAAGGAAAAATGGGGACTTCAAGCCGAGGTCTGGTGCCTTGGTGGTTAAGGTTTGGATTAGTTAACTTGACGTCCCAAGTTTTATTCGTCTCAATCGCAATTCTCCGAAAACAAAAAGTCTATCTGTAAGAAAGCGCATATTGATATATTGAAATTAGGAGAGTTCATGTAAAGTAGTTTACGCTCTATGAAAGTAGCCATGCCGGGCCAAAAGCGCAGCAGCTCGGGGCTGTGACTAAGCCCCCAATTTTCCTTTCGTCTAAAGAAATGAACAAAGTCATTGCTTACGTGATAAGATAGTGTCTGTGTCTAAATTCAGCTCCTGTGGCCCCGCCGTCCCGTGGCTGAAGCTGTAAAACCAAAGTGCCACGCACGCACGCACGTAGGCCCCGGACAAAGTAAGGAGTGTTCCAAACATCTGAGAAACTTGTCTCTTTCCCAAAGCCAAGCAACTCAAAACTACTACGTGCTGCCAATATGGGTCAATCTAAGCGGTCAAATGCTTGATcctttaaattaaatttatgaattCGAGTTCTGTGAATGTAGTAAATTCATTTTAggtgagagttttatcctttaGTGGACACGATCCGACTCGAACTGTATTAGTTGTGATTCATTAGACTGTCGGATACCAGTGTGTATGCACTAAAGAACAAAGAACAAAGTAATATGTGCTAGCAAGAAACATGTGATTGCTGTCCTGATCTATTATTACTCGTGCTGATCCTGATCACAAGGACAGATTTGACAATTGGCACAACGCAAAAACATGAAAATCATACGTAACAGAAGAGAATAGTGTAAGCCTCCCAATGTTTTCCTATTCGATCCTGTCCGCCTTATGTAACACGTTGGAATTGTTTAGCAATTAGTCCACGGAAGTAAATAACTGTTGTAGATAGACCAGAACAATAggaaatattcaaaaaagaaCAAACTATATCAGagtaattatatattagaatTGAGTCGTATGACTTCTCATGTCTTATGGCTTGGGCTAGGGAAGTAaactatattataatttaGGCAGAAGTACAAAACCCCAATTTGTGATTTGAAGTCATTACAAATTGCacaatgtgattttttttagggATAATTAGCCCCCGTATGGTATATTCCGTTAGCCATAAGATGTTACAacgttagttttttttttctttccatttttaGTTCTCAATCTGTAgcgttttaattattttagttctaaattttttttcttttatcatttctattatcaactttccattttagtcctaaaaagaaaatcgaaagggaaggAGGGGGCTGGGCCGCCAATCGGCAACCTCAAATCCTCCACTGAGATCGCCGATTGGTGGCCCAAACCCTCGAATCGATCGGGGGATTCCGAGTCAGAGTTCCTGATCGATTCGCGGGCTGGGGTagccaatcggcgaccccgacccctccaccgaggtcacCGGCATCCTCCATGTGTGTCGGCGGCCTCTGTGGAGGGGATGGGGTCATCGATTGGTGGCCCCAGCCCGCGAATCGATCGGGAACTCCGACTCAGAGCTCCCGATCGATTTGGGAGCTGAGGCCGCCAATCGACGACCGCAACCCCTCCTCCGAGGTCGTCGGTACCCACAGAGATTGCCGACGACCTCGGTAGAAGGGttggggtcgccgattggaGGCCTCGACCGCTCATTCccttttcgattttctttctataactaaaatgaaaaaaaaatgaaaagttgagaataaaaatgataaaataaaaaagattgagaatcaaaatgattaaaagactAAAGATTGatgacaaaaatgaaaaaaactaACGTCCTAATCCTCTATGGCTAACGAAGTACACCATAGGAATGCAAATTATCCCTAACAAAAGCACATATTGCAATTTGTCCAAACTCCACACCATAAGAGgagtttttgtacttttccttATAATTTATGTGAATAAAATATAGTTTACGAACATTATGGGGCAGCTCTTACCCATGGAAATTAATTCGTTCCTAGTACATATAAGGCTGATGTCTTGAAACCATGAATTTCGCGTGAAATTAAGTTTCAAAATGCACCGTCTTTTATAATATCGACATGGCATTTCGCCTGCTGATGTTATATTTAGCGATGACAAAGACACAATGCAGCTCCATTTTTTGCGATGCTTAAGAGAGCGTTGTTGCAGGAGGGTCGGGAGAAAccaatttctttttcagttgTAAGTGAGACCTATAAACCTAATACAATGATAAATGGACAAAGATAGTCTCATTAAGTATCGAATCAGAAATCTCTAGATTAACAGGAAATGATCACTGCGTTACATCCTCTTTGGTGGGAGAAGTCAATTTTGTCGTAGTGATGTGATATGCACCCAAGGAGGTGAAATTTGAGAATTTGGACTAATCACAGGATTTAGGCCCATTAAATGGTATAGCCCAAGTATTTCTTCCGAAACGGgttgttgttgtttttttaaaatttttttttttctggagaTGGAAACGGTATGGTTTAATCAGCCATATGACCTTTTAATAATCATCCTTAGCCCGAACATAACTGAGGGTCCAGCCCAGCTTGTGAATTAACTTATAAACTATGCCGTCCACCCTCCTCTTGGTTATCGATGATATTAAGATAAGAAATTGGCAAAAGAATGACCGGCGTATCGAGTTTAATCGATTGAACATTGCGGTACAACTACATCATATGACATTTCGATTATGTTCAAGCAAATGAGTAATTGCTTGTAGGATTCAATGTCCATTCATCAATTGATAAGTTAGTGATTATATTGCACGATATGCTTCCGTACTCATCTCGTCCAAGAGAGAGTGGACATTACCCCATGCTTTTCACCCGATTTAATTTCCGATTTGCCTTCCTTATAATCGAGGAAAAAAAACGAATTTACTGGGGCGAGTTACGtgttttattagattaaaaggaaaaaaaggggaaataaTCGCATCGCTGGAAAATTAATTGTAGATGAAAAATTAAGCCAAAAAGAGGTGAACGTTAAACGCCATCACTCCCCGGGAACGCCTCCGTCGTGCGGCCCCGCCAAACGCCGCTTAACGATCTAAAGTCCTTCACCGCCCGTCAAATCTCAGACTCTGGTTTTCcagttaaaaaaaatccaccCAAATTCTCTCTGTCTGCTATTGGCCGGAATCTATTCCCCGATCGGCTGCAAGTTGCAATCGCCAACCGGCGAAGAAACAACTTTGGATCAGTGATGTCTTCGCTTCAACAGCTGGCGAAGTTCCGTGCTCCGTCGCAGCTGAGGATGGGAGGCCAGCTGGGAAGGTGTCCGTCGTGCTCATTCAGCCCTCCCGGGGCAGTCCGTGCTTCCGATCTTGGCCGGAGCACGACCGAGAAGGCAATTTCCCCTAAGCTGACGTGCAGCGCCGCCGCCGAGAAAAGCGGCAGTTTTGCATTCACCCGTGTCGTCGACACGGAGGGAGCAGCACGGGGTCCCGGTGAGTGTCTTGCCTTCTCAATTAGCACTTCTCTTGCGGCTTGCACGACTCCCATTCTTACCTCGTCGATCGGAAAATTCCGACAGCCTCGCCGGACCACCGTTTGCATACTCCGGGGCaagtttgtaattttatttatcttttatttttttactatcGAGATGCAAAATTTTCCAACTGGATTTTTTTCCTAAAGCGAAATGATGAATTTTTTGAAAGAAGATGAGGGACTATTATTGcaaatagaaaaatttaaaggtATGCCGGCATGAATCACGACTCACTGGTCACTCGCCcaccatttctttctttctatattCAATGTTTTCACCCAAATTTGTCAACAAAATCGACATAAGCAAACTTTCCAGTCCAATTTGGCAAACATCAATGGCCCATCTCTCACTCAACAATTgtaaagtaattttattttgcaaaATATAGAAATAAAGTGATAGAACAGGATCATAACACGGGATGGTTCAAAGTgctgtgaatggagaaaatttattagcGAAAGAACTTTATCCCTTGCGAATAGAATTAGTCAGAGCTCCTCAGACTTTTGCATATCAAAGTGCACAACGAAATGTAATAGATAAACTGGACTAATTCCCACGATCAACGCCAATACTAAGTTTGGCCAAAGCAAATATTTGGAGCTCTGCCTTTAATCAgtgttataataataataataatttcagaCAAGTGTGTCGGGAGGGTCATTAGCGTCAAAACATAGTTCAAAAATATCATTGAAGCAGGATACGAGGGGGGTGCACAAGGCTGTAAAAAGTTCTTCCTTTTTGATTGATTTGATCGATCgatcgatgatgatgatgatgatgatgatgattccCTTTTCCTGATTTTCCATATCAATATCATATCAtccctttcctctctctctccctctctctctctctctctctctgcgccTCTTTCTTTGCGTCTTTTTCCCCTCTTGCTAAAACTCGGTGTCTGACTTGGGCTGCTGGGAAGGGACTGGACCAGTGCGAGCTCAACAGATGGCCACCGGTGACGCATCCGACCCCCGTATTGCTGGGATCGCTAAGTCGATTCGGGTCATCCCAGATTTCCCAAAACCCGGTACGTTGCTCTTTGCCCAGCCCCTCCATTGTGGTTTGTCGGGTTGTCAAATGGTGCAACTGGTTCTGAGTGCTACGAAATCTTTGTGATTTGGGAAATATGACCCGTTTGCAGGGATCTTGTTTCAAGATATTACGACATTGCTTCTTCATACCAAGGCTTTCAGGGACACCATTGATCTGTTTGTTGAAAGGTACCAGGGGAAAGGCATCTCTGTTGTTGCGGGTGAGATTGGCCTCCTTTTATGTTGGCTTTTGTTCAAGGTTGTCTTTTGCTGTGACCGAAAATACACGAAGGGAAGGAACATATTGACTATATTATGTTGTTGACGGATCAGTCAAAGCTTACTGTTAGAAGCTCGCTAGGGGTGACGAGATTCTACAATCTATAATCATTCACAGCAGTTGTTTGACCAAGCAATACCGATTTTCGGTCTAATGACATTAAAGTTGCTGTTGCTTCATTTATTTAGCTGTTTATTTGATTCTAGGATGAGCATTTCTGGTTGGAACTTCTTTATTAGAATGAACTTTGATGTACGTAAGAGCTAAATATCTCCTGCAGGGGCTTCTCGTTGCTGAAGGTAAAAGCTTTTATATCTTAAGGTAGCCCGATGCTTGATAGAAGTATCTTATAGAAGGTTATAATAGCATCTATGCTGCTTAGAGTTGTTTCATGCTGTGGGCGTCTGTCTACTTGTCTTTTGTATAGTTTGGATGATCTTGCACAAGAGGTCCATTTTCCCAGTTTTTGAAGTTCAATTGTGATCTAAGCCACGATGGTGAAGATGATAAACAGTTTATGGTCTTATCCTTCTCATGCACTGTGTGCTTCTGCAGCATGCCTTGTCCGTAAAAAGATTAGGCTACTGGAAATTCATCTGAAAAGCTGGAATCCCTGGAATATAGAATAGAGTTATTTAAAGCATGGGTATTAGAtgttcaatttttcatttatgatATTCTGCAGGTGTTGAGGCAAGAGGTTTCATCTTTGGTCCACCCATTGCATTGGCTATTGGTGCAAAATTCGTTCCCATGAGAAAACCTAATAAGTTGCCCGGTACACTTTTTGCCTCTAGATTAAGTTTTCTCCTCTGGTTCCTTTACTTGATGGGCAAGTTTCAATTAGCAATCAGAAGGGCAATCACGGTACTTATTGATGATCTGATGGTCTTTATCAGGACCGGTAATTGCAGAGGAGTACTCTCTGGAGTATGGAACAGACAAAATGGAAATGCATGAAGGTGCTGTTGAGGCAGGGGAGAAGGTCCTTGTAATAGACGATCTCATTGCTACTGGGGGGACATTGGGTGCTGCAATCAGACTACTTGGTAGAGTATCGGAGCTTAATTTTACGTTCTTTTGGAATATCATATGAAGAAGTCCTtgattgaataattttttggatAGACTCTCATTTGCACTACTTTCTGGAGAAAATGGATTTACTTCCAATctcttttttggataagttcTTTTTACTTCCAATTTAAACCTGAGGAACATTCAAATGAAAATGGCTTATTTCAAGAATGATTGGAGAGGAGCTTGATTTTCCCTCCCTTCACTGCAGTCCGGTTTTCTTCATTATTAGAAACAGCCGGTGTTCAGGTCTGTGGAGGCTAGAGTTATAAGCCCCTTTAGAGCGAGGAATTCTATTGGCTTTTTGTTGGTTTTGTTAATATTCAGTCCCACTTTTTTTAAGAAGCCAGAGCCCTGTTTTCGTGGTTTTGTGTGCCCCATTATGTCGTCTCTTGTTTTCATGTTGTTATTGGTTTCTTGCAGGGCGAGTTGGGGCGCATGTGGTTGAATGTgcttgtgttattgaattgccAGAGCTAAAGGTATTTCATGattcttttctctttataGTGTGGCTGCATATGATTCAACTTTTTAACAGTTGATCTGAACTGGCCGatgctaaaaaaaaagaaacaaaaataaaaagtttttttcttcCCTTAGTCATTTGTCACTAACCAGTAACCATAAGCTGGACCCATATCATAGTTTAGACGGGAAATTCGGGTCCATACACTGATGAAATGATTTAGATGCTAAAATAAAGGGTTCAAGCTGTCTTGGAAGATCAGAGAAGGTGAATAATGCTTAAGGATGATGACGGAAGAAATGCGCTGTGGTTTGCTTTTGGTTGACAAATATACCATCTTCTTTGGTGAACGCATGAACTGTCCCTTATCAGAACCATAAGCAAAAGCTCAGTTTATGAATTTCTAAATTCCCAATTCTTGCAAAATGTCAGTTGTTGCAATCCTCGTCATATTTTCAAACTTAGAAATCTATGATCATGCTTCTTCTAACATCTTACTTCTATCATTTTGGCTGAGTACAGGGTCGGGATCGATTGGGAGATACACCACTTTTCGTTCTCGTTAGCTCAGCTTGATTGAAGTTCATGGCATTGGTTGCTTCAGCTGCTTGCTCCAGAACGGCATCTCCAGTTTGCGAAGGATGATAATAAAGGGGTTTATCTTCTATTAAGAGGCTTTGGTATTGAAGGCAATGGATTGTTAAAGGGTTTGGCTGATTTATAAACATCTATGTCGATGTCTGGTAGGAGTCCGTGTATGGGAAAAATTGAGTATAACCGCTTTAACTTGGAGTCCAGAAACAAGTGAGGTTGATTCATGGAAGTTGTAAAATCGTTGATTAATGCAAACAGT
Above is a window of Punica granatum isolate Tunisia-2019 chromosome 7, ASM765513v2, whole genome shotgun sequence DNA encoding:
- the LOC116214641 gene encoding adenine phosphoribosyltransferase 1-like, yielding MSSLQQLAKFRAPSQLRMGGQLGRCPSCSFSPPGAVRASDLGRSTTEKAISPKLTCSAAAEKSGSFAFTRVVDTEGAARGPGTGPVRAQQMATGDASDPRIAGIAKSIRVIPDFPKPGILFQDITTLLLHTKAFRDTIDLFVERYQGKGISVVAGVEARGFIFGPPIALAIGAKFVPMRKPNKLPGPVIAEEYSLEYGTDKMEMHEGAVEAGEKVLVIDDLIATGGTLGAAIRLLGRVGAHVVECACVIELPELKGRDRLGDTPLFVLVSSA